The genomic stretch CCAAAATTCTACAACACACCATAACTTTGCCTGGTTTCTCTTGAACTTCCTCAACCCATCATGGCGCCCGGACTTGTCGATGTCCAACTTCAAGCCACCACTACATCCAAACCCGTGCCGAACCTAAAGAGCGGCAATATCCACAACTACACTCCCGGCCAGTCAGAGGTTCAGAAATACGATGAGACATATGAGTACGAAGATCTCCGCCCATGGTTTCCAGACATTACATGGCCCGCCTACACAGAGATCCCCTACACCGACAAAGGCCAACTAGGCGACCCAAACTTCAAGAACCTCCTAGCTTCGGCCACCGACGTCTTCGATTACAACCCCAAAATCGGCACTGAGGTTCACGGCGTTGATCTAGCCAATCTTACGGATGTACAGAAGAACGATCTTGCTCGGCTAATCGCCACTCGCGGTGTAGTCTTCTTCCGGGACCAGAAGAACTTTGGCATAGACGAGCAACGGGAATTGGGCAAGTACTTTGGCGAGCTACACAAACACGCTACGACGGGAGTGCCCAAGCGACCCGGGCTGGAGGACGTACATGTTATATTTACGGGGGAGAACAGTCCAGACCTCCGAGCACTGTTTACTCCTACTTTCCTCTGGCACTCTGATGTAAGACTCAGCCTATACATATACACTTCTGAAGAAGAGCTTTCTCTAACTCCACTACCAGGTATCCTACGAACTCCAACCCCCATCCTACACATCCCTAAAAGTACTCACGGGCCCACCCCGCGGCGGCGGGGGTGACACACTTTGGTCTTCTCAATACGCAGCCTATGACATGCTATCCCCCCACATGCAAAAGTACCTTGAATCCCTCACCGCTCTACACTCCGCCGACCTGCAAGCACAAGGCACCCGCGACCTCGGCCGCACCGTTCGCCGCGAGCCCGTCACAACCGCGCACCCCTTAATTCGAACCAACCCCGTCACAGGCTGGAAGTCACTCTACTTCAACCCCGGTTTTGTGACAAAGATTATCGGCGTCCCCAAGACGGAATCCGACCACATCATCAGTTTTCTAAATGAGATTGTGGCCACAAGTCCAGAGGTGCATGCGAGGTTCCAGTGGAGGGAGGGCGATGTGGCGTTCTGGGACAATCGCGTTACGAATCACTCGGCTACGTATGGATTTGCGCCACACAGAAGACATGCGGTTAGGGTGGCGGTGAGGGCCGAACGGCCGTATTTGGAGAAGGGGAGTCGGTCGCAGGAGGAGGAGGTTAGTGAGCGGTTTGGGGTGCCGAGGGCGAATAAGGATGGGAGTGGGGTGGTGAATTACAATGATTAGGTGATGCAGTTGTAGGTAAACGAATAGTAATGAATTGACGAAGACAGTGAACTAGACATCTGCACTCTCCCTCACACTCGACCACACCCCTCAAATAGGCAATTGATATTTGAGCGTGTGTTTCTCTGCTTTCTGAAACAACAACTCTTCAATGGCGAATTTCCCCGTTGTTGTAATCGACACCGCCACAAAACAACTGACGCGATGTGGTGGCTAATGCAGTCAGAATGTCTAGTAAACCATGGCTCCTATACTTTGCACACTTGGCCAATCGTCACAGCACATTAAATGGGTTACTCTCGATCTTGAGTGTTCATCTTTACATTATACAAACAATAAACAGTATCAGTGCGACAACAGCATGCCATCATGCGCCTCTGATGGCGTGCTCAAGCATTCAACGTCAAGCAGCATCTATTTCACAACGCCAATCTAACATACACTGGTGCGAATTTCATGCTCTCCCTACGAGGGCCCCATTAGGCAACGAAAGTTTTACCCAAATCCAGCATTCAGCTGTCAGACCTGAGTGTGGTATAAATAGATAGGTGAGATTGAGATGGTTTGGATAGAGGTCAAGCGTTTATTGCTCCTTTTCGTAGCCAATAGGCTTCTGCATACCCTGCATCTCGTAGAATCGGGCTGTACCTGTGATTGTGTAAGCTTTTTCTCATATCTGCTATATGTAAAGGGACTTACAGCTGTAGCCATTCCAGTCAAAGTTGTTCTTGGGGTCGCAATGGCACTTGTGGTCCAGTCGATATTGCTCGCCAGTGGGGcagtgcgtaaagggaacATGATAATAGGCGATGTCGTTGAAAAAATGAATTTCGTCCTTTTGTAGCATCAGACCCGCTGCGATGGAGTGAACAGGAGCATCGCCCCATCGCTCGTAGAAGAAGCCACCAGCATGGTCGAGGGAAGTGAAGAAATCGATGTATGCGTCGGAGCGCAGCCAATTGAGGTTGCCAATTTCAAAGTTGGACCAGAAATGGCATTTGTTGTACGTCTCGCCGCCGTCGTCACTGAGGAATTTCATTGCGTTGTCCTTGGCGATGTGTTGGGGGAAGTGCTTGGTGAAGTTCTTGGTGGCGTCCCAAAGGGTGGGAATCGTCTCAATGTACTCGTACAAGCTGAGGGTGAAGCTGTACTTCTTCTTGTTGTCGGCCATGAATTTGAAGGTATCGTAGTTGATGTCGCAGTATAGCTCGACACTGGGCTCGACGCGCCAGTACCATTCGTAGTCGAGCATCAACGGGTGACGGAAAAAGAAGCCGGATTCGTAGCGGCACATGTGCCTGTAACTGATGGAGTCACCGTAGAtgatcttcttctccttcaTCTGCTCGCGGACCTCGGCAGCCTTTTGCTGGTCAATCCATTCGGGGAAGGACCAGTGCTCCTTGGGGATTTTTCCATACTTGGTGTTGCCAGACACGAGCGCAGTTGTGACCTTCTTGAACTGATCATCGAAATCGTCGTCGTTGAGGAAGACCCAGTCGTAGTTGAACTTGCGGTTGAAGCGGTCCTCAACTTGACGGATCGACTTAGCAATGTCCCACACGTCCGAGTTGCGAGCGAGCGTAACGAAGGTGGCGTTCATGCGGTCTCCGGCAGCGGTGGGTGGGGGGAGCGACTGTTGGTTGGGTGTAGTTTTGGGAGGCGCTTCAGAAGGCGCCTTGACCTCATCGTTTACGACGGCCGCATTTCCGGTGGCTGGAGTTTTGGAGTCCTGGTAGACGGGCCAGGTCGGGGAAGGCACGGTGGATGAGGAGCCGATGAAGTAGAGGAGGGAGATGGCCTATGGGAAAGTCAATGGGTGTGTCTGCAGGTACGTATTATATGAAGGCTACTGTACCACTACCGCGAAGACGATATAGCGGAGATAGCGCTGACTGCCGGCCATGGCGGATTGGCCCTGAGGCGGTCGGACGGGCTTTGTGAGGTTTCTCTAAGACGTCACAGTCCTCGAGTATTTGGTGCTTGCCTGCGTACGATTACGGTAGACGACAGGCGACAAGCGACGGGTCGAGtgtgggggaggcggagTGGAGGGTTTGATGTCGGTAGGGCGTATGTTTAGTCCAAGGCTACTGAACAGGAATGAGCGGATGCCAAGGCAAGCATGCACTTGAGCAACGAAGGCGagaatagaaagagaagaaaaaGGACGACGTCGAGGGCTGAGTTGGGGTGGGCCGacgagaagaagagggcGAGAGGAAGTAGCGTAGGTGAAAAGGAGACGTAGGTTGGTAACATTCGCCAGTGTGGCTGATTATGTCCTGGAAGACAATGCGGTTCCCAGGGTGTATAAGGGAGTACGGGGCGGGCTCGTATTACTTTAGGAAAAGGCG from Pyrenophora tritici-repentis strain M4 chromosome 1, whole genome shotgun sequence encodes the following:
- a CDS encoding TauD, Probable taurine catabolism dioxygenase, giving the protein MAPGLVDVQLQATTTSKPVPNLKSGNIHNYTPGQSEVQKYDETYEYEDLRPWFPDITWPAYTEIPYTDKGQLGDPNFKNLLASATDVFDYNPKIGTEVHGVDLANLTDVQKNDLARLIATRGVVFFRDQKNFGIDEQRELGKYFGELHKHATTGVPKRPGLEDVHVIFTGENSPDLRALFTPTFLWHSDVSYELQPPSYTSLKVLTGPPRGGGGDTLWSSQYAAYDMLSPHMQKYLESLTALHSADLQAQGTRDLGRTVRREPVTTAHPLIRTNPVTGWKSLYFNPGFVTKIIGVPKTESDHIISFLNEIVATSPEVHARFQWREGDVAFWDNRVTNHSATYGFAPHRRHAVRVAVRAERPYLEKGSRSQEEEVSERFGVPRANKDGSGVVNYND
- a CDS encoding KTR1, Mannosyltransferase, which translates into the protein MAGSQRYLRYIVFAVVAISLLYFIGSSSTVPSPTWPVYQDSKTPATGNAAVVNDEVKAPSEAPPKTTPNQQSLPPPTAAGDRMNATFVTLARNSDVWDIAKSIRQVEDRFNRKFNYDWVFLNDDDFDDQFKKVTTALVSGNTKYGKIPKEHWSFPEWIDQQKAAEVREQMKEKKIIYGDSISYRHMCRYESGFFFRHPLMLDYEWYWRVEPSVELYCDINYDTFKFMADNKKKYSFTLSLYEYIETIPTLWDATKNFTKHFPQHIAKDNAMKFLSDDGGETYNKCHFWSNFEIGNLNWLRSDAYIDFFTSLDHAGGFFYERWGDAPVHSIAAGLMLQKDEIHFFNDIAYYHVPFTHCPTGEQYRLDHKCHCDPKNNFDWNGYSCTARFYEMQGMQKPIGYEKEQ